A single window of Venturia canescens isolate UGA chromosome 3, ASM1945775v1, whole genome shotgun sequence DNA harbors:
- the LOC122407880 gene encoding uncharacterized protein, with amino-acid sequence MLAYLALVMIAALAHPVFSMVGYDCGSSAMNITTVSLLTVGECNIPSPEVEVHEQYIELLQLNEFAETEVLQCKIEIFRVIFYCGMSSHIATVDNAQLEYIEMVSRDACKDMHKFGKAMIGQTIITGIQPNRTTRTSITFAGSVKNDGTCYGASYADPYGSWNNVVVQGTVKISLRNYMAQVSLESNQIYLRSGTVCALLETNCQDADGGNTFWDSRPLDNCKFDRYGILFDGIAKKIRDVDSDVSRSLYSVTTTDVTFALTSRETHNICGYEVVSTEHPKLFIFETTPGTSFAVHGKVSVANLDIFAYVNSKFLYVERHIRQQMKSLYHDVLKRQCDRERQILQNSLAIASQAPDEFAFRLMKGPGYMALVAGEVVHIVKCIPVEVTLLRLEECYNQLPVARGNETFFLTPRTHILSHKGTQTTCNRLLPPYYLFGDAWYKFTPIPEAALPPEIMRPTTKQTWKYTNPASLAASGIYTKEDTDNLRQRIMFPLEKPVVIDNIVRGINGESTVNQGERFVNLLDENSIKHIAESAWKHTWGRFIQFGTASAGFIGILLIFRAIKLIVDTIVHGYALHTVYGWSIYLLGAVWSSITNLLIHLGRQPKEDVSDDVERGMDLEKYQSSPTPRINKCPLHQSNNSTHK; translated from the coding sequence aTGTTGGCCTATCTCGCGCTGGTGATGATCGCAGCTCTCGCCCATCCCGTTTTTTCCATGGTGGGATACGATTGCGGATCGAGCGCAATGAATATTACAACTGTATCGTTGTTGACCGTCGGAGAATGCAACATACCAAGTCCAGAAGTGGAAGTCCATGAACAATATATTGAATTATTGCAACTCAACGAATTCGCGGAAACGGAAGTGTTGCAAtgcaaaatcgaaatttttcgcgttatattttattgtgGTATGTCTTCTCATATTGCAACCGTGGATAACGCGCAATTGGAATATATCGAAATGGTAAGCCGTGATGCATGCAAGGACATGCACAAATTCGGAAAAGCAATGATAGGGCAAACGATTATAACCGGAATACAACCCAATCGAACAACGAGGACTAGTATAACTTTTGCTGGCTCCGTGAAAAACGACGGGACATGCTATGGTGCATCGTATGCTGACCCTTATGGATCTTGGAATAACGTGGTTGTACAGGGTACCGTAAAAATCTCCTTGCGAAACTATATGGCTCAAGTTAGTTTGGAATCGAACCAAATCTATTTACGCTCCGGAACTGTATGCGCGCTGCTCGAAACAAATTGCCAGGATGCTGACGGTGGAAACACTTTTTGGGATTCGCGACCGCTCGACAATTGTAAATTTGATCGCTATGGAATTCTCTTCGATGGCATTGCGAAAAAGATAAGAGATGTTGATTCGGACGTATCGCGTAGTCTTTACTCCGTAACTACAACGGATGTAACTTTTGCATTGACGAGTAGAGAAACTCATAACATCTGCGGTTATGAAGTTGTTAGTACCGAACATCCTAAGCTGTTTATATTTGAAACGACACCGGGAACCTCGTTTGCTGTTCATGGAAAAGTTTCGGTAGCTAACTTGGACATATTTGCGTACgtcaattcgaaatttttatacgtAGAAAGACATATCAGGCAACAAATGAAGTCACTATACCATGATGTTTTGAAACGACAATGCGACAGAGAAAGGCAGATTTTACAAAATAGTTTAGCTATCGCGAGTCAAGCTCCAGACGAGTTTGCATTTAGACTGATGAAAGGACCAGGCTATATGGCGCTTGTGGCTGGCGAAGTTGTGCATATTGTTAAGTGCATTCCCGTAGAAGTAACTTTATTGCGCCTTGAAGAATGCTATAATCAATTACCAGTTGCACGTGgaaacgaaactttttttcttacccCACGTACACATATCTTGTCGCATAAAGGAACTCAGACAACGTGCAACCGATTACTGCCACCCTATTATCTTTTCGGAGATGCATGGTATAAATTTACACCGATTCCGGAAGCAGCTTTGCCACCTGAAATTATGAGGCCAACCACGAAACAAACATGGAAATATACAAATCCGGCATCACTCGCGGCCAGTGGAATATACACGAAAGAGGATACCGATAATTTACGCCAACGCATAATGTTTCCCCTCGAGAAACCGGTAGTGATCGATAACATTGTCCGAGGTATCAACGGCGAATCAACCGTAAACCAAGGCGAACGGTTTGTCAATCTTTTGgacgaaaattcgataaaacatATTGCGGAATCAGCATGGAAGCACACGTGGGGGCGGTTTATCCAATTCGGCACCGCTAGTGCCGGATTCATTGGAATTCTACTCATTTTTCGAGCGATTAAGCTTATCGTGGATACCATCGTACATGGATACGCTTTGCATACAGTATACGGGTGGTCAATTTATCTGCTCGGAGCTGTATGGAGTTCGATAACGAATTTGTTAATTCATCTCGGTCGGCAACCCAAGGAAGACGTATCAGATGACGTCGAACGTGGAATGGACCTGGAGAAATACCAAAGTTCTCCAACACCGAGAATAAACAAGTGCCCACTACATCAATCGAACAATTCTACTCATAAGTAG
- the LOC122408510 gene encoding homeobox protein 6-like — protein MVVQASTSSDEIEERRRPSQLSLQTQLENLKKIMEEHTDDLGETQTGQNNNGTENNNGTDDTNNNNDGTEYNNDGTDADNLGGTGHDNNGTEDRNDSENETERDRDVDNERGHRQPAAESVDKKIKKLSKEVRYD, from the coding sequence ATGGTGGTGCAGGCCTCAACATCTTCCGATGAAATCGAGGAGAGAAGGAGGCCATCGCAGCTCAGTCTTCAGACTCAGCtggaaaacttaaaaaaaataatggaagaacACACAGACGATTTGGGAGAGACACAAACGGGACAAAATAACAATGGGACAGAAAATAACAACGGGACAGACGATACAAATAACAATAACGACGGGACAGAATACAATAATGACGGAACAGACGCTGACAATTTGGGCGGAACAGGACATGACAACAACGGGACAGAAGACCGAAATGACTCTGAAAACGAGACAGAACGAGACCGTGACGTTGACAATGAAAGGGGACACAGGCAACCAGCGGCGGAATCCgtcgacaaaaaaataaaaaagttgtcgAAGGAAGTCAGGTATGATTAA